The Candoia aspera isolate rCanAsp1 chromosome 6, rCanAsp1.hap2, whole genome shotgun sequence genome has a segment encoding these proteins:
- the FOXI2 gene encoding forkhead box protein I2 — MNALEGQQPLSARDLLDAATTFCDNRSLFPTSQAPRAPHHGGYGLGDSGGGGPYLWLNGAPVAPSPYLAGPNGAAGSFMPSAAYGAGARQLLAAQAAAGPDLSWLSLAGQQDFFKLVRPPYSYSALIAMAIQSAPAKRLTLSQIYQYVAGNFPFYKKSKAGWQNSIRHNLSLNDCFKKVPRLEDDPGKGNYWTLDPNCEKMFDNGNFRRKRKRRSDAASGHGGYNKVEDKSNSCLVQQATEPCSLGSGELQCSPRSTNDCKSPSLDSSHCFSTFVSTMNVMAHGRNGFPRQLSAGPLSEFTPRRQNAPNLNSSSPSTGNPASAFELSSQSQSKMNYYAGAGGQSSWLNSPVLSTFSVNNLIYSREGTEV; from the exons ATGAACGCTCTGGAGGGCCAGCAGCCCCTCAGCGCTCGCGACCTGCTGGACGCGGCGACCACCTTCTGCGACAACCGGAGCCTCTTCCCGACCTCTCAGGCGCCGAGGGCTCCGCACCACGGCGGCTACGGCCTGGGGGACTCGGGCGGCGGCGGCCCTTACCTGTGGCTAAATGGCGCGCCTGTCGCGCCCAGCCCGTACCTGGCCGGTCCCAACGGTGCGGCCGGGTCCTTCATGCCCTCGGCGGCCTATGGGGCGGGCGCCAGGCAGCTACTGGCCGCCCAAGCGGCGGCTGGACCCGACCTCAGCTGGCTGTCCCTGGCCGGCCAGCAGGACTTCTTCAAGCTGGTGCGGCCGCCCTACTCGTACTCGGCGCTGATCGCCATGGCCATCCAGAGCGCGCCGGCCAAGAGGCTCACCTTGAGCCAGATCTATCAGTACGTGGCCGGCAACTTCCCCTTCTACAAGAAGAGCAAAGCCGGCTGGCAGAACTCCATCCGCCACAACCTCTCCCTCAACGACTGCTTCAAGAAGGTGCCGCGGCTGGAGGACGATCCAG GTAAAGGGAATTACTGGACCCTGGATCCTAACTGTGAGAAGATGTTTGATAATGGCAACttcagaaggaagaggaaaagacgATCTGATGCAGCTAGTGGGCATGGAGGCTATAACAAAGTGGAGGACAAAAGCAACAGTTGCCTTGTTCAGCAAGCCACTGAACCTTGCAGCTTGGGCTCTGGTGAGCTGCAGTGCTCTCCAAGATCTACGAATGACTGCAAATCCCCCAGCCTGGACTCTAGCCATTGTTTCTCCACATTCGTCTCGACCATGAATGTCATGGCCCATGGCCGGAATGGTTTCCCCAGACAGCTTTCTGCTGGGCCACTATCTGAATTCACACCCAGGAGGCAAAATGCGCCCAATTTGAACTCCAGCTCTCCTTCTACTGGCAACCCAGCTTCAGCGTTTGAACTCAGTTCTCAGTCCCAGTCCAAGATGAATTACTATGCAGGTGCTGGTGGGCAGTCAAGCTGGCTCAACAGTCCTGTCCTCAGCACATTTAGTGTGAACAATCTGATTTATAGCAGAGAAGGGACAGAAGTTTAA